A region of the Stieleria neptunia genome:
AATCGCGCCGAGAGAATACACGTCCGACGTGACTCCCGATCCGGCATTGCCGGACGCCTGTTCCGGACTCATGTAATTGGGTGTCCCCAACACTTGCCCCGTCCGCGTCAGCATCGTCCCCTCACGACTCCACTTGGCCAGCCCGAAATCGGCCACCAACGGCCGGCCTTCCTGGTTGATCAGAATGTTGTCCGGTTTGAGGTCGCGATGCACGATGCCCGCCCGATGCGCATACGCGACGGCCCGTGCGATCTCGCGGACCATTTCGGCGGCCCGGGTATCACTCAGGGATTGGTCTTCGACGAACTGTTGCAACGTCGGCCCGTCGACCAACGTCATCGAAAAGTACTCGTGGCCGTTCCACGTCCCGATCTCGTGAATCGATATGATCCCCGGATGATCCAACCGCGCCGCCGACTCGGCTTCCATGCGAAACCGTTTGCGTTCTTCTTCGCTGGCCAGCACCCCGCTGCTGATCAACTTCACCGCGACCGGGCGATCGAGTCCCGATTGACGTGCGCGATAGACGACCCCCATGCCTCCGCGGGCGATCTCGGATTCGATCTGGTACGACCCGATCTCCTGACCGCACAGCGACACGATCTGCGGCGCGGGGGCCTCGCCCATCCAGTGATGGTTCCGAAAAAAGCTACACAGCTCATCGGCGTGCTGCGGGTAGCGTGCCAAATAATCCGCCGGGTCGGGCGACTGTCCGTCTTCGAGACGTTCCAGATACTCCGCCAGAATCTCGTCCAAGGCGTCGTCGCCGTCGACCGGCGTCTCGTTCGAATTGGATTTGTCGGTGGCCATTGGTCAACTATAACCGAAGAGAGACCGTCCGAGCGTAGGGCAGACTGTGCCTGACGGCCCGATGGTATACACAGCATGCCTTACTGCAGCGTCTGTCGATCGATGTCGTGCGGGGGAGCCATGGACTGTCTCGCAATCGGCTTCCCAGGATCGATCGGATCGAACAAACGATCTCCGGTGCCACAGGGACGGAGAACACCCACGGATGGCAGCGCGAACCCACGGATCCCTGGCTGCTTTTCATCCGTGGGTTCGCGCTGCCATCCGTGGGTCCATTCCAATCGGGCACTGGGGGCTGTCCTCAGGTTGGGGCTTCCAGGCCCGTTGGCATGCACAGCATGCCCTACTGCAGCGACGCTCGACCGCCGACTACTTCTCCTGCGCCTCGTCGACCGATTTCAAGTACGCCATCAAATCCAGCACTTCGTCTTTGGTGTACTGGTCCATCAACGCTTTGGGCATCATCGAGGTTGCACTGCGTTTGATGACTTCGATGTCGTCTTGCAGGATGATCACCGGTTCTTTTGCTTCCGGGTTGGTCAGCAACGTGACGGTGTCGTCATTTTCATCCACAACGATTCCCGACAGGGTTTGGCCATCCACCGTCAGAATGATTTGCATCGCGTACTTGCTGTCGATCTTGTGCGAGGGGACTAGGATCTCGCGCAGGATCCCCATGTGATCGGACTTCCATTTGGTGTACGTGTCGGTCAACTCGGGTCCGACCGCGCCGCCGACGCCCTTGATTTTGTGGCATCCCACGCAAGACGCTTCGTTAAACACTTTTTCGCCGATCTCCGGTGTGCGACCGCGAAGGTCCGAGTCAAAGTCTCCGGCGAAATCTTCCAGCGTCCACGCTTGGACGAATGATCGGGTGCTGCCGAGGGGATTGGCCGGTTCGACCGGATTCTGGTTCCAGGCATCCAGGTCTTCGACCACGACCATCACGCCGTACATGCGGTACCAGTGTTGGGGGAAAGTACAGACATAGGGATACTCGCCGGGCGCCGACGGAGCGGTCAGGGTGATCCGTGTCGCACTGTCTGGCGCGACCATCTCGCTTGCCGCGATGACGTTGGGTGAATCGGGAACGTACGGCAGTCCGCCGGTGCCTTGGGGACCGGCCGCCAACCCCGCCATGGCGACTCCCTTGAGCGCGCCCGGCTGGGTGATCACCAGGTTGTGCGGCATCAGGTCATGGTTCTCCAACAGGATCTGCACCGGACGTCCGGCTTCGACCGCGAAGTACGGAACGTCGTATCGCATCTCTTCTTCGACCGTCCCGATCTTCACAACCCGAACGGTGACTTCACGCAACCGGCTCCGCAAGGCCCTGGATTGCTGCGGCGGGATCTTCGTCAACAAACGATCGACCAACTGCATCGCATCGATGAACGCATCGGTCGTCCGCGCGGCGGCCGGGGTGGCTTCGGCGAACGCGACCAGTGCCTGGGCCGCTGCGAGTGAGCTGTCGGTTTGAAAAACGCCCGGCGGCAAACGCATCAAACCACGGCTGGCGGCCGTTCGTGTTGCCGCATCCTCAACTTGCGTGATCAACCGCTGGTACGTGTCGGCTTGATCGGCGGGAATGCGGGACAACGCGTCGATGGCGGCCAGCTTGACGTCTAGCGAGTCCGCGGATTCGAGTTGGTTGACCGCGTAGTCGCGCTGCGCCACTTTCAGTTTTTTGTTGGGCAGTTTTCGGATGGCGGCCAGCAGCGCGATCGTGGCATCGGCGTCCGATTCGGCGATCGATCGCGCCGCGGCGGTGTCGCCGGCGGTGATCAGTCCCGCCAGCGCGATCGGACGCAGCGCGGGATCGTCATCGCCGGCCACCTCTGACAGCACGGGCTTGAGCGCCGTCAATTCCGCCGCGGGACGTTTCAACATCAGCCCGGTCAACAGATCGACCAACCGCTTCGCATCCGGGGTATCCATTTTCGACTTGGTGATCGCCGCCAACATTTCCGCCGCAACCGAACTGTCCTTCAGTTTCGCCAACGCCTGGAACGCTTCGTCGCGAATGCCCGCCGCCA
Encoded here:
- a CDS encoding serine/threonine-protein kinase translates to MATDKSNSNETPVDGDDALDEILAEYLERLEDGQSPDPADYLARYPQHADELCSFFRNHHWMGEAPAPQIVSLCGQEIGSYQIESEIARGGMGVVYRARQSGLDRPVAVKLISSGVLASEEERKRFRMEAESAARLDHPGIISIHEIGTWNGHEYFSMTLVDGPTLQQFVEDQSLSDTRAAEMVREIARAVAYAHRAGIVHRDLKPDNILINQEGRPLVADFGLAKWSREGTMLTRTGQVLGTPNYMSPEQASGNAGSGVTSDVYSLGAILYALITGVPPHEGSNPAEVIRSVLQDEPSLPRSYRPQLSRDLENVCLKAIRYEPECRYQSADDLADDLDRYLAGDTIKAAGSGLIERVAREIGRDQHQDHFLHWHETLLLLGLIIFVTHVLIFVLLRMNFPPSIAYWIPRLTMFALIFGTIYRARDGSLSPRSIAERPVWSIWLGYLSALAVVNVLLFIGDINQSALFPLASALSGFAFVAMAGHIWGGSALAGIAFFLVAPLMAWWPGIAPLLFGAMYLVSILAISQHYRRRNK
- a CDS encoding c-type cytochrome, with amino-acid sequence MRSLSRLLLFAVAAQITFVAPCLAKDAEPPTIFLDKSPRIVAYQLGRLNDERLLLVPRSTDDKKYIPVYEAIVGRPAMAAGIRDEAFQALAKLKDSSVAAEMLAAITKSKMDTPDAKRLVDLLTGLMLKRPAAELTALKPVLSEVAGDDDPALRPIALAGLITAGDTAAARSIAESDADATIALLAAIRKLPNKKLKVAQRDYAVNQLESADSLDVKLAAIDALSRIPADQADTYQRLITQVEDAATRTAASRGLMRLPPGVFQTDSSLAAAQALVAFAEATPAAARTTDAFIDAMQLVDRLLTKIPPQQSRALRSRLREVTVRVVKIGTVEEEMRYDVPYFAVEAGRPVQILLENHDLMPHNLVITQPGALKGVAMAGLAAGPQGTGGLPYVPDSPNVIAASEMVAPDSATRITLTAPSAPGEYPYVCTFPQHWYRMYGVMVVVEDLDAWNQNPVEPANPLGSTRSFVQAWTLEDFAGDFDSDLRGRTPEIGEKVFNEASCVGCHKIKGVGGAVGPELTDTYTKWKSDHMGILREILVPSHKIDSKYAMQIILTVDGQTLSGIVVDENDDTVTLLTNPEAKEPVIILQDDIEVIKRSATSMMPKALMDQYTKDEVLDLMAYLKSVDEAQEK